TATTGGACTCAGCAAAGTCTTCAGTGTTAAAATCCAGCCCACCTCGGAGATGAGCAGGATTTAGCTGGGGCTCAGCCTGCGATTTAGCTAGCCCCAGCCACCCGCTGCTTCGCCCAGGAGCTCATCACCTCAAGCCATGCCGCATGCTTTTCCTGTTTGAggggaagaacaacaaaaaaagcggGTTAGTTTCAGCACAGATCACCCGCAGGACAAATTTACAGCCCTGCCTACAAAGCACAGCCTGGAAAATGCTGAAGGCAGACAGACAAAAGTAGTGCCAAGCTGAAAAGCCAGCCATTTTCAGCCCCTCTCTCTAGGATGTACTGTTTGAAACTATTGACCAGCACCTCAGCCAGCCCTCAGCGGATGTGCCGGCACCATGGTTATGTGGCCAGTATGCGTCACTTTGCTCACACGCACAGGTAGCAGCTTGCTGATCTGGCAGCTGGTCCAACCTGGGGAAGGACGGGCGTTACCAGGCTCCCAGAGGCACCTCCCAGGCCTGCCACCTCTTTGGCCCTGCACCTCCCCATCAGAGATGTGCTTTGGTAAACCTGCTGGCACCAGCCACATCCAACCTCCCACTGGAGGAGGACGATAGCAGCGGTGCCTGCGGTGGGGACGAGCCCCATAGCTTCACAGTGCATCCTCAGTTTCTCTCTTTTGGAGGGGAACAAAGcggccaggagctgcaggtgctttGACACCTACGTCCAAATGTTTCCTCCTGGATCCCACCCCAAACTTGGTCATTTGGTGAAGCTGCACCCAGGCGGTGGTGCATGGGGCAGGAGGCGGCTGTGCTCCCGAGCTGTGCCGTCCCTCCTTGGGCTGGCTGAAGAGAAAGCAGAGTGAGGAGAAGTTATCTTCCAGAGGTTGTCCTTACATCAGCATGAATTCTGGGTGCATCCACACTAGATAcgcatacatatgcatacatggGAGTTTAAAACATATCGCATACTgcgcagtaggaaaaaaaatcacagttgaGGGCAGATAGGCTTTGCAGGAACTACTTATTATCAGATATAAAAATGTGGGTATTTAATCAAAGTAAATAAGAAGCTTTCCATATCAATCACAAACAATACATCAGGCTATCTGTCAGGTCTTATTCTCTGGGGTGATAAGATGCTGCAAAGGACTTAATATCTTTTCTCAGATAAATCAGTATCTCCAGTGTTTCGAGTATGTGTTCttcaaatttttcttcctttgacagTTTTTGTCAGACAGTTTTACAACTCCGTCTCCTTTTCTGCTGTAGAGATGCTTCCATCAGTCTGCTGGAAGGGGAGGCCCTGCTCTGCCAAAACACTCGAGCAGGTGCTGAACTTTACACATTTGAATAGCTCTACCAAACTCAAAAGGCCCCACTGCCCAACTTTGGTGGATCGAGGCTTCATTAAACCATAGGAAGGTGCACTGATGGTTGATATAAAcatggcagcacccagccctgctcctctgctcctgccccaccGCTGGTATGCCTGAAATGGTTCCTCAGGAAGCGAGCAGCCATGACCACCACGTGCAGCGCATGTCCATGTCTGCATTAATAGGATGAGCTCTgaccttggaaaaaaatcctaattacAACTTTCATGCATTCTCTGCCACCAAGATTTCTGTTCCTACTGTATACTTTTAAGGGTCTCAGCTTTTGCATTGCAAACTCCTGGAGGCATCAAGGCTTTCTAACTTTGGctgcaaatatttgcatacaTGCCAAGCTGCAAGAGACTTTCTCCACCGTTTATCTCTTCTTTAACACAGCTCTGTTCTGCtcattttttctcacttctccTCCAAAGGGAAAGTGACAGAGTCAGCCACAACGTGCCTGCAAGTGCTGCGAGACAGAAATCCATAaccatcccttccccacccccttctATGGTTTTAGATAATTagttgaaaaaatatttcctggatAAGGATACACCAGAGGAGAGGAGTGTATGAAGACTTGTAACTAGAACCGGGGAGAATTATTTTTGACAAGTGTTTTATTCTCTTCGGGAAAGAAATGGTTCTTCAGTTGTCATGAAACAACGCTCCAGTTGGGGTTGAGCTTTTCAGGTAGTTTTGACCAGCTATTGACATTCAGGGCTGGTTTCGTGCAACCGATGGCCAAGGAGGGAGTGGTTGGGACCTcactgaggctggcagggaggcagagcagggggtgTGGGAGGTCCGGTCCCCTCTTTCCATCTCCCACTGGGAGAGTGGCATACtccttctttccttgtttcttaatttctttgtcaTGGCTGGGTAATTAGGTGTTTTATGCCAAATGAACAGCTCGTGCAGGAAGGGTTGAGAGAGACCTACCTCAGAGTTACCAAATGACTTGGGGAGATCCTGAGTCAAATCTTTGTTCTCAGCGTGAAGAATGGCAGGGAGCAGTGTGAGCTCCAGTGCCCTTTCCTCTGAAGCATGTCTCCCAGCCATCAGATTAGAAAGAAAGCCCGAACAAGTGAATTTGGCTGCTCAgatcatttggaagaaaaaggcttAGCAAAAACCTGattcccttccccagcagaggCATGGCAGGGCAGCGTTTCTGTGCCACTGTGGGCAACTCTCCGTATGTCCACTCTCCTTGGCTATAAGGAAGACTGACTTCAAAACAAAGGTCTTTTTTGACTGCGAAGGTACAAATTTCTATGCCATTTATCCCAGCCATAGATTGCTTGTGCAATTTTACAAGCCAAACCTCCAAATCTGAAAGGTGAAATACAGTGATGGTTGACTCCCTTAGCCCAACAGTTCTTTATTTGTTGCTGGTATTTACAAAAAATATGCACAGGCTATTCAAATTTGGTTTTGATAGTTAATGCACAAGTTTATCAGAGAGAGAATATATCCTGTGCTTGTACCCACATACAGTGTTTATTTACACTTTTAAAGCATGTTTACTGACCTTAGCAAATAGTATTTCCAAGAAAGCTGCTCACAGGTTAAGCAAATAGTGAAGCCATCTGAAGACATTATTTAACGAGGGAAGTGACTCACCAGCTTAATGAGAGGGAGGCCTCCACCAGCAAGCCAGGATGCCAGGGCTGGAAACCCGGGCGGAGGGAGGAGGCCCGCCAGCACGGAGCAATGTGGGGCCGCACAGTTGAGCGGAAATGGGGTTTGCAGCCTCTGCAGCTATGCCGCGAAGACTGGGTGCCATTTTGGAAACCTGAGTTGCGAACAGGCATTTTTGGATGGTGCGGGGTTTTTCCTAGGAGGGTTTTGCTGTAGAGATCCCCCTGGTGCCCGTACCCACCAGCAGCTGTGCCGCAGGGGGCAGAGGCGCAGTGGGCAGAGCACAGAGGTGCCCGTACCCCAGCATGGGCCAAGCACATTCTGACATCTCAGGCTGGAAAATAAACACCTTTGTCGTGTTTTGCCCTCTCACCAGGGCCTGTCTAGCCCAATGCTACGCTGCCCATCCCAGCGCCTCCTGGACAGGATAGTGCGGCGCTACGCTGAGGTGCCAGACGCTGGCAGCATCTACATGGACCACCTCACTGACCAGGACAAACTGCGCCTCCTGTACACGCTGTCAGTGAATTCACATCCCATCTTGTTACAGGTATGTACCCCTTCGCCCCAGCTTGAAACGCCGCCCCACAGCCCCTTGCAAGCAAACCCTCGCATGAGACGTGTACCAGCCCCTAGCTGCAGAGGAGTCCCAGCCCTACCCTTTGGCAAGCTCCCTAGCCTTCATAAAGTGAGTTTCTTCTATGGGGTTGGATGGCTGAAGTCAGGCAGGCTCCTGCAGTGCTCCTTGCATCAGCCTGTGAAGTTGTGGAGAGATACGGATGCCCAGCCCCTTAAATAAATGAGAACCCAGACAGGTTATTGCACTAGCACACTGTGAAAGCCAGGGTTTTACATGTCCCCGATACTTCACAGTGTTATGTTTGCATTACTAATATATTACTTAAAATCACAGCCTgtttataaaagagaaagagcatgCTTTAGCATGGGAGGACCAAGACACAGTGTTGAGGTTGAACATGGACTTGGGGAGCACTGATTTCCCAGGCTTCATGTGCCagtgctgttttttccatttacatGCCACTGGTAACTAGCTCCGTAGCAAAGTGCACCTTTGCAGAGGTGTTTGGTGAAATCCCAAATACAACTGAGCTCTGAGTTTGAAGGCAGAGAGCTGGGAGAGAGCTCACGCCCCTCCCCTGGTCTCCTGCTAGCATGCCTGGCATGTGGCTCCTCTCTTCCCTTACATGGGTTTCTGAGGGAGTATCCTCACCCATCCCCACCACCGCCCCACCTTTAGTCCTCATTGCTGTTTCTTTCGACCCTTTGAGATTCCACGaagagagacagcagcagcatctatCTCCTGTCCCAGGCCACCGCTgccctcagcagctcccagggctcTGGGACCAGGCTCTGCCTGGtcccagggatggggaatggTGCTCGTGCTCTGGCAGTCTCCCAGGGGTCATTCAGTCACCCCGGCCGCAGCTCGCTGGGGCATGCGGCTGTGGCTCTCAGCACTGTAAAGATGGGGGAATGCAGCTTAAAGAGGTGAGAAAAATATGCCCAAGAGAAATGGCTCGATTTTACATGGGTGCCCAAAATGCCTTCAcagcagaagggagaagcaaCCTTAAACATGAAACTGGACAACTTGATAACCCTGCCttggcagggtttggggtgctggggagacAGACAAGTTACAGTGTAAATGGCAGAAAGCTTTGTGTTggcacagctcagcagctctgcGGTTTGCTTTCCACCTGGGATAACTGTGCTGCTAGCACGAGCTGCAGTGATGCAGGGAGCCCAGCCCAGGCGTCCCCACCGTAGCAAACACCCAGCACTTCCGTCCCTGAGACTGAAAAGTCTCTTACAAAACAGCCAGGCAGTTATTACAAATTAGCGAAAACTGCTTTAGCCCCACCTCACCTCCAAGCTGTGACTTCAGCTATGCAGTGCTCATGAGGGACCCGTCAAAGGCTCCATAAAGACACCTAAAATTAGCTCTTCTGTGGCTAAAATTTTCATGAATTTGAAATCTATTATTATCTTGGACTTTCCAGTTAGTCTCCCTCATGGAATAAGTCTTGAAATATCAGATTCTtcttccttaattaaaaaaagggtaaaaaaaggcaaaaaaaaaaaagcagcacagttaCTCCAGAATGGAGCAGCAccttccctggctgctggggcaggctggggtgagGAAGGATTACAGGctgctttggaaagcaaaacaCGACACCGGCGCTGCTGCTTGAAGCCAGCCAGGGCACTTGAAAGTTCTCTAGGAGGGACATGGGTCCACGGGCAGAGCGCAGCGGCCAGCGGGCAGTGGCAATCCCCCGTTCCCACTCTCCCTGGCAGATCTTCCCCGATGTGGAGGGGTGGCCCTTCCCGCGGTACCTGGGCTCCTGTGGGCGGCTGGTGGTCAGCGCCAGCACCAGGCCCCTGCGTGACTTCTTCAGTGCGGCCCCCGAGGTGGCCGCCGACCTGGCCCTCCAGCTCCTCGCCGTCCTCCGCTCCATGGGCACCAACGACCTCAACTATTTCTTCTACTTCACCCACGTGGACGCTGGCACCTTCGGCGTGTTTAGCAACGGGCATCTGTTCATCCGGGATGCCAGCACGCTGGGGATCATCGACAAGGAGGAAGGTACTCAGCAGGCTCCATGGCTGCGCATCTGTCGCAGGAGGGCTCAGCAAGGCAGGGAAACAAATCTTTCACCTGCTACGCTTGgctctgctgctggttttttttttaatcaaccaAACATTGCTTGctaaattaaataatgaaaagtgCATGGAGAGATTTACCAACAGCAAAAgcatcagcagctcctgccatCCTGGCTCTGAGTCGGGAAGGCGACAGGCGTTTTGTTTGTGCAGTCAGTGCTTTGGTGACTGACTGTGGGCGCTTACGTCCTGCCCGGCCCCCTCTGTGGCTGGCAGCAGCATTCAATGTGCATGGGGTGCTGAACGCTCTCATTTGAAGTCTTCCTAAATCACCTCTTTTAAAACTTTTGCCACAGAAATGTCAATATTTGCAAGTAGAAATTGcataacttcatttattttaagtattGGGTCAACTCAGACTCTTTTTATCACATTAACTAATAATCATTATTATAACAAAATCCCGCTTTTGTCATTTTTACATAAAATCAAGAGTTACTATTCACTTCACAGGTTACATTGGTCTACTCCTGGAAGTAGAGCTAGTCAAAGACTATTCCTCCAATAATTtaacaatttcattttgaatgtTCAAATTTTCAGAAGGCTTTTGCTCAGCTCACACATTCAGCTGAGTAGATCTCAAATATTCAGAAGCAGCTGTCAGAGAATTTTCCAcggcatttctttttcttgtcccaATAGCTATTACTGTTGACTTGACTCCAGCTAGATGAGCTGTTGTTGCAATTTAATGATTTTGGGTAACATGGAAAAATTATGGGTTTGGCTATTTGTGGTAGTTTTTGTAGGAACTTCACATTTTAGGTTAGTACTCCAGttcttctcattttttctgcatCAGTTTGACTTGGCAGACTCCTCTCCAATTCCTCTGTCAGGCGGTTCTGCAGAGCTCtgtcattcagaaaaatatatatatttcaggaGTGAGAAAATTGGCCCATATACAGCTACAGCACAGAGTACTTTGTGGTGCAAGATTGCCGTATCCTTTAGATAGTAACAAACCCCATGTTAATACAGAGGTACAGACATGTGGTTATCCAAGATATCGCTACCATGCTTCTAACAACTGGTTTAATTGTCTCTAACAGGGAGCCAGCTGATTGACGGCCAGCAGGAGTACAAAGATATATTTAGCTGTTTGACTGTGGACTGCCAGTCTGCATTTGTGTCCTGTAACTCCATCAGAGAGAAGCACAGCCTCATCATGGTGTGTCAAGAGCTTTTGCCTAAGCTCCTGAAGGGAAAATTCCTGCAACCCGTGCAGGAGAAAATAGACAGCTTCCTGCAGCACTGCGCTGACGGCCTCGCTGATGACCAGGGCGTCAACGAGGCGGTTGCAAAGCTGGCAGACCTCCTGAAACCTCTGCGGTCTTGCGATTCCCGTTTTGCCTACCGCTACCCTGACTGCAAATACAGTGACAAATACTGACGGCTTCGGAGGAGGGGTCCCCCGGGAAGGACCGGGGCAGTGTcagccccctgccagcacagGAAGCAAGAAGGAACCAGGGTAGCTGGAAAGAGCTGCACCAAATCTGGGGCTTCCTCAccaaggtggaggaggagggagcagagtacacgtgggatttttttgttcatctCCCAAAGATGCATTTGTTACATGGGATGTTAGACATGATGTACGGCTTATGGATTATTAGCATTATCATGAGTGTCAGGGGCTACAGGATTAATAAATCTCATTCATGTATTTTGGCCTTGGAAGAGTTTTCCATGCCatccattaaaaagaaaccatCTGAAGGCAGCACAGTCACAACTAGCTAGATAGAGGAGCTTTATTACCAAGAAAGTACTTTCTGATCGAGATGATACATAATGTGGGATGGATGGAAGATTTTAGACTTTCCTTATGGGGATTTTTCAATCATAGATAAACTGAACCACCAGATCAGTTCCGTGCCATCACCCATCACAGATcacttttataaaatatttaaattttattacttttatggCACACAGAACAGAAAGACGCAATCAACAGCACTAAAAAGCTGAAAGACCCCATGTCTCTTGAGACTTAATTTCTCTAATCCCCAAATATAATTACTTTTAGTCTTTCCCAAGTTGATGGGCAGTAATTGGAGACTAATAAAGGTTCTTGTTTTAGGATCAGAAAATACCGAACTCTGGGATGTGATTGTCCAGTAGATACTTTCACACTTTTGTctctaaagaaaactgaaggaaccATGTGCACAAAACCatttaaatgggaaaattaaCTTAAGAGGAGAAACAACACAGGCAGAGGATGAGAGATTAGTTTACCCTGAGCCGGATGAGACTTGCTGAACACTCAATACTCCAATGTACGTGCTGGGGCACCCCCCAAGAGCTGGGGAGGTCTAAGTCCTGACCAGCAAGAGGTACAGCCATCTTcatccattttcctttcaaaggagGAATCAGTAAGCCAGTCCCCAAAGGAGTGACTCAGGCACCTAAAATTTGGGGCGGTAGActctttttttcacagcagtggCCAACCCAGGGCTAGATGCAGGTGCTTCATTTCGTGGGGGAAGGTTGCAAAAGTTGCAGAGTTGCAAAACACAACTTTCTCACCCAGCATCTGTCAGTCCCCGTCCCGTGTACTCCCCATGGGGCATCAGAGG
The genomic region above belongs to Mycteria americana isolate JAX WOST 10 ecotype Jacksonville Zoo and Gardens chromosome 1, USCA_MyAme_1.0, whole genome shotgun sequence and contains:
- the DIPK2B gene encoding divergent protein kinase domain 2B, whose protein sequence is MGRWICCLCSRVAGLLMLLLVLALSCNPSTAATASPSVPHIKPSYSFGRTFLGLDKCNACIGTSMCKKFFKEEIRFDTWLSSHLKLPPSYLLSYSGNYTDDAKSWRLVDITRLTSKYWHDRADQRICTSLLKTKTCSLEHALRRTHRFQKWLRAKRLTPDLVQGLSSPMLRCPSQRLLDRIVRRYAEVPDAGSIYMDHLTDQDKLRLLYTLSVNSHPILLQIFPDVEGWPFPRYLGSCGRLVVSASTRPLRDFFSAAPEVAADLALQLLAVLRSMGTNDLNYFFYFTHVDAGTFGVFSNGHLFIRDASTLGIIDKEEGSQLIDGQQEYKDIFSCLTVDCQSAFVSCNSIREKHSLIMVCQELLPKLLKGKFLQPVQEKIDSFLQHCADGLADDQGVNEAVAKLADLLKPLRSCDSRFAYRYPDCKYSDKY